aagagcgcatccgcgctcgcccctctttgcgctctcgctccttcgccggccgtcgtcgatcgtagtttttctattactttttgcactagtttttaagcaattaatctcatgtaagcagccgaataaagctgaccgcgttatagcACCGaaaaagacgcccccgacttcttatttCCTTCTAAAcctttctggaatctttttgcggaaccacgcccccctacacactCGGGGATCGGGTATTTTCTTTAGTGGTCCTTTTTCAGATGAAGTTGGGAACCAGAGCCATAgaactgaaaaaaaagaataaaggGATATTAGAATGTGGTGAAAGCACATGGTTCTTCTTGTTCTTATTTCTCAGTGTTGATAAATTTTTGACGTTTTTCGATACAATTTTTGACGATAAAATTTTGACGTGCAGAAAGTCCGCTCGTATTTTCCCGCGGTTCAattcaaaccaaaaaaaaaaaaaaaaaaacgcacgCGACTTTCTGCACCTTGTGTGTtgaaaatagttaaaaaaatggattttcCGCGCGAAATTGCTCAACACTGGCGCTCGTCAAACCAAAATTTtgaactcaaaaactatttctagttattttttatttaaaaattttttgtttttttgtttggtacTAATATTTTTGTTCGATCCATGACGCGATCGATGCCATTggtgttttaaaatatttcgatcAAAGAAGAATTGTGAAGAGCATATCCTCATTTGACATGGACGAAAAAAAACCCCATCTCCCTGGGCCCCTATGTGAGCATCACGCGGGAAATCGATACATGCCCGTCACCATATGTGAAGACGCCCACGCCCCCGACAGTGATGACGCCCCCGCTCCCGATGACGCCTCCGCTCCCGATGACGACCCCGCTCCCGATGACGCCTCCGCTCCCGATTACGCCCCCGCTCCCGCCGTCGCCACTTATAAAGACGCCCCCGCCGTCACCATATGTGAAGACGCCCACGCCCCCGACAGTGATGACGCCCCCGCTCCCGATTACGCCCCCGCTCCCGATTACGCCTCCGCTCCCGATGACGCCACCGCTCCCGATGACGCTCCCGACAGTGAAGACGCCTCCGCTCCCGATTACGCCCCCGCTCCCGCCGTAGCCACTTATAAAGACGCCCCCGCCGTCACCATATGTGAAGACGCCCACGCCCCCGACAGCGATGACGCCCCCGCTCCCGATTACGCCCCCGCTCCCGATTACGCCACCGCTCCCGATTACGCTTCCGCTTCCGACAGTAATGACGCCCCCGCGCCCGTTGATGTTACTAGTGCCCGCTCGGGAGCTTCATTTCAATCTCAGCGGTGCCGACATGCCGACGTGGCACTTCGACGGGCAAGGGGGCGTTTGGACGAGCAAAGAGAAGCAATGTCCCTACTGCTTCAGGGAGTTTAAGACCGTCAAAGCTCTTAAGCAGCATTTTGAAGGGTGCCTCGAAGAGGGGAAGGGGTACCATTGCCAGTGGTGCCCCTTAACCAAGCCCAACGCAAATTTCGCGATGCATATGAAATATAAGAATTGTTGCGGCAGGGTGGGTAGGCCTTATGTCCCCGGGCCCAAGATGAGGGAGTTGTGGGCCCGGTGGGATGGGCTAATTAATCGTCCCCCCACTAATCCCCCCAATCCTCTCCCCAATCCTCCTCCCAATCCTCCTACTCCTAATAGTTCCTATTCCCATCCCAATTTTAATTAGATTTAATTTAGAATAGTAATAGTTTTAGtaatagaatttaatttatatttaatttatttttacgcttatttttttttacgcttccttattatttttacgcTTCCGACAGTAATGACGCCCCCGCGCCCGTTGATGTTACTAGTGCCCGCTCAAGAGCTTCATTTCAATCTCAGCGGTGCCGACATGCCGACGTGGCACTTCGACGGGCAAGGGGGCGTTTGGACGAGCAAAGAGAAGGAATGTCCCTACTGCTTCAGGGAGTTTAAGACCGTCAAAGCCCTTAAGCAGCATTTTGAAGGGTGCCTCGAAGAGGGGAAGGGGTACCATTGCCAGTGGTGCCCCTTAACCAAGCCCAACGCAAATTTCGCGATGCATATGAAATATAAGAATTGTTGCGGCAGGGTGGGTAGGCCTTATGTCCCCGGGCCCAAGATGAGGGAGTTGTGGGCCCGGTGGGATGGGCTAATTAATCGTCCCCCCACTAATCCCCCCAATCCTCTCCCCAATCCTCTCCCCAATCCTCCTCCCAATCCTCCTACTCCTAATAGTTCCTATTCCCATCCCAATTTTAATTAGATTTAATTTAGAATAGTAATAGTTTTAGtaatagaatttaatttatatttaatttatttttacgcttatttttttttacgcttccttattatttttacgcTTCCGACAGTAATGACGCCCCCGCGCCCGTTGATGTTACTAGTGCCCGCCAAGAGCTTCATTTCAATCTCAGCGGTGCCGACATGCCGACGTGGCACTTCGACGGGCAAGGGGGCGTTTGGACAAATAAACATAAGCAATGTCCCTACTGCTTCAGGGAATTTAAAAGTGTCAGGCAGCTTAAGCGGCATTTTGAAGGGTGCCTCGAAGAGGGGAAGGGGTACCATTGCCAGTGGTGCCCCTTAACCAAGCCCAACGCAAATTTCGCGATGCATATGAAATATAAGAAATGTTGCGGCAGGGTGGGTATGCCTTATGTCCCCGGGCCCAAGATGAGGGAGTTGTGGGCCCGGTGGGATGGGCTAATTAATCGTCCCCCCAATCCTCTCCCCAATCCTCCTACTCCTAATAGTTCCTATTCCCATCCCAATTTTAATTAGATTTAATTTAGAATAGTAATAGTTTTAGtaatagaatttaatttatatttaatttatttttacgcttatttttttttacgcttccttattatttttacgcTTCCGACAGTAATGACGCCCCCGCGCCCGTTGATGTTACTAGTGCCCGCTCGGGAGCTTCATTTCAATCTCAGCGGTGCCGACATGCCGACGTGGCACTTCGACGGGCAAGGGGGCGTTTGGACAAATAAACATAAGCAATGTCCCTACTGCTTCAGGGAATTTAAAAGTGTCAGGCAGCTTAAGCGGCATTTCGAAGGGTGCCTCGATGAGGCGAAGGGCTTCCATTGCCAATGGTGCCCCTTAACAAAGGTCAACGGAAACTTTTCTATGCATTTCAAACATAAGAAATGTTGCGGCACGGTGGGTAGGCCTTACGTGCCCGGGCCCAAGATGAGGGAGTTGTGGGCCCGGTGGGATGGGCAAATCAATCGTCCCCCCACCAATCCCCCCCCAATCCTCCCCCCAATCCTCTCCCCAATCCTCCTCCCAATCCTCCTACTCCTAATAGTTCCTATTCCCATCCCAATTTTAATTAGATTTAATTTAGAATAGTAAtagttttaataatataatttaatttatatttaatttatttttagtaattAATTGTAAATATATAGGATAATACCCGTGGGCATCACGGGTGGTAGTGAAAACACAACGGGAACACCAAAATCAGAATACGCAAAATATCAACTATAAATTGGGTTGTCCAAAAAGCGCCACAAAATGTAGCGCCCGTACTCCATTGGAGTGACCACACCCAACATCGGAATACCCTAAATATCAACTATAAATTGGATTGTACAACtaggaaaacaaaatttagcgCCCGTACAACCGTAGCCTTCCACGCACTCCACTGGAGTGACGACAGGGCTTTTATGAACCCTACAGGGTGTTCACTATCGATAAAAATGGTGGGAGCACATTAGAGATGGGAAAACACCTAAGCCTAGTTGTAGTTGTTCCTAGTTGTACGGGCGCTACATTTTGTAAGAAATGAGGTATCACACTGATCCTCTTGCATCACCCAccaaatgaattttcattaaatttatttaactgtTTTAGCAATCACAAAAGTAGTATTTTGTTGTTCGAACcaacatttaattaaattttcaattggaAAAGGTTAAAGCGCTAAATAGCTGAAAGcggctgaaaaaaattactaaGTGGAAATCGTTTGCGCGTTCGTGGCGAGGCGACAAATGAGAGTACAAAAACtcttaaaatttttcagaGAAAAAATGGCGCCATTATGTTTGTGTTGGTGACTGCAGCGTGGCCACTTTAGAGGCAAAACTTTCGCGCCGTTCGGGACTTGTCGTTTTTCATTAGAAAAGCACTAAAATATAAGCATAGCAGACTTTTTGTTCAATAGGAATTGGTTTGATGCGTTAATATGTATCTAAAGTAAATAagcttaacaaaaaatatctaaaaccGTAGGCTTTTTCTATACAAACTCCGTCACTTCCtgagaatttttgattttatgctTACCCTGATgttaaatgtgaaaaatataaGCTTCAGAACGCACACGACTTTTtccactacaaaaaaaaaacaattttttttcccctAGAAGAGCTTTTATCGTTTGCAGCAACAAAATTGAAACGAAATCCGTCGCGCCTGCGCTCGAAGccgaatataaaaattatgaccTCTCTTCACGCTCACCATGGCAACGAGCTgttttcacaaaaaatttgatggaatttaatttttctttaaggggttatatacagttgtaccgcacaaataaatggaattttatcgattttttttttgacaccatagaaaatatttatgaaaaatgttttaccgacgttgtttggtacatgtttctgggtacctaattaaattttttcataaaaaaatattacataacaaaaatgttatagccgaattcccggatcgtcttttttcgatggtgtcttgcggtggacatgatatcccgaaaacggttcatcggaaatccaaaatccaaaaaattttgttagtgtattgtattgtctagtccgtaaACGAaggatttgtaaaaattttaatttaaaaaaaatggcgacggttttaacaaaaaatgtactttttcgaGGTATAtgatttttatgctttaaaaaaggagttttcaaaaaaaattgaaaaccctTCGTtcagctaatatcataataactagctaatatcataataaataagtggtcaaaatttggtgttgatcggattagtagttttttagtaatcgtgtccaccgcaaaggtaatttcccaaaaaaaaagattctgagataatcgcgtttaaagttttaagtttgttcaagttttatatgcaggtagtgcgctataaatagctacaactttcgttctaatgctccgatcgatatgaatttttgtgcaaGTATTcagtatatacttaaagaatatgcaataaaacaaTATGCAATATACTCTTTTCCCCACCACCTTTGAGGTAGAGTATGAGgcgcgtttttttttagtggtaTCCCCGAGAGGCCTAATCCACTATACTAAAAGTAaatactactactactaaTACTAATACTACTAATactaaataatacaaaataatactaATGTTAAACTATACTACTTATTCTATATTCTATATTCTATCATGCTTGGTCCATGGGCTCCTCATGAACCTCCAGAGGATTCGCCGATAGTGCAATGCGCctggaaaaacatttttataaaatactaGCTGCACCCTGCCACGTTTCACTGTGGCATATTGTGGTTGCACgcataagaaataaataaaaaaaaaataaataattttcaaattaatttaattctgtaatacttgggtatacaatattctttgtttctccATTTTCCGCATAAATATGTTTTCCGACACGGGAACACGCAACATATAATTGTCCGTGTGAAAAACCATCTTCATCATCACAGGAGCACTGCGTCTGCGGATTCGCTCAATTTCATTATGTCTAGCTTGCTGTTGTTGTGTTTGATGTGCACGAACTCGTTGCATTCTAAGCCTATCTCCTACATTGTCACTCACTAAAGAACGCAATTCTGACATAGCAATACGACTATTTTCTTGATCTCTCTGTCTCTGGTCATCAGTGCGGTTAGCACGTGAGGTAGCTCTTCGCACATTTGATTGACTACGACGACCTACGTTAGGCCGTCTTCTCCTCGGCATCGTAAATTGTAATTGAGAAAATTTCCCGCTTATTTAGCAGTAAAGTGTCACTATCACAAAAAAGAGCACATTACTTGGAATGTCACTATCACAAAGGATCACCAAAGTAAAGAAAGTTCTTGCCACGTAGCCACAAAGATAGAAGGATGCACTCATAGATATCGTAACTCGTAATGTCAAATATTATGATTGCGTTCAGAAATTTAACTtaagatttataatttaacGTTTGTGACAAAACTTAAGATTTATCTTTCGATTTCTATATagtcttattaaaaaaataatcggACAGATTAACAACTGAAGTTagctaaaattaattttctcgAAGCTATATGAAGCTGTGAGACTATGCAATTTTGTCGCGTTCGCGATTCActttcacttttgttgagtttCGGAACGCGATATTAGATCCTCCAACGCGCATGCGAATTTGAAAGTATCGCAAGTATCGATTGCAAGTATCGTATCGAGTATTGAGtaagtaattaaattaaataaaattaaaaagtgaattaaattgaaaagtgaattaaaaaatcaacatgattaaaataataaagtttaGTGTAAGTATTTCATAAGTATTTTAGTAAGTAAtttaactgtttttttttagttttttgccAGAAAATCAGTGTTTATAACAAGAATATTTAAGTGTATGTATTTACTTGcttatatttaagattaatcatttgaattttcataaaattagtATTAAccaaatgaaaagaaaatcaaaattgcAAGTATCGATTCATCGATTGCGAGTATCGATGTATCGATGTAAATTGAAATCAGATAACatatcctaaaaaaaaacttgcatTAAAAGTGCAAGTTTGACACATTTGACAGAGCACTTTAAATTTGCGTTTAAATAAAAGAGCACTTCTTCTTTTAAATACAATGTTTAGATTTTATAATTATGGTGTAAGTATTAGTttattagtattattattagtttattaaataatttaacaatCTTTTTTTGCAGAATATGAATTTTTACAATGAGGCAGTGCCCCCACCCCCGCAAGGGATGGCGCCCCGGCCTCGGCCCCCGCAAGGGATGGCGCCCCGCCCCCGGCCCCGGCCACAGCAACGGATGGCGCCCCGCCCCCGGCCCCCGCAAGGGATGGCGCCCCGGCCCCCGCAAGGGATGGCGCCCCGGCCCCCGCAAGGGATGGCGCCCCGGCCCCGGCCCCCGCAAGGGATGGCGCCCCGGCCCCGGCCCCCGCAAGGGATGGTGCCCCGGCCCCGGCCAGTGATGACGCCCCCGCCCTCGCAAGGGATGGCGCCCCCGCCCCCGCCCCCGGCAGTGACGACGCCCCCGCCAGTGATGACGCCCCCGCCCACGCAACCTGCGACGCCGCCCCCGCCCCGGCCAGTGACGCCGCCCCGGCCCCCGGCAGTGATGACGCCCCCGCCCACGCAACCTGCGACGCCGCCCCCGCCCCCGAGCCCGCCAGTGATGATGCTAGTGCCCGCTAGGG
This region of Drosophila bipectinata strain 14024-0381.07 chromosome 2L, DbipHiC1v2, whole genome shotgun sequence genomic DNA includes:
- the LOC138925765 gene encoding nematocyst expressed protein 3-like, whose amino-acid sequence is MPVTICEDAHAPDSDDAPAPDDASAPDDDPAPDDASAPDYAPAPAVATYKDAPAVTICEDAHAPDSDDAPAPDYAPAPDYASAPDDATAPDDAPDSEDASAPDYAPAPAVATYKDAPAVTICEDAHAPDSDDAPAPDYAPAPDYATAPDYASASDSNDAPAPVDVTSARSGASFQSQRCRHADVALRRARGRLDEQREAMSLLLQGV
- the LOC122322210 gene encoding skin secretory protein xP2-like gives rise to the protein MTPPRPLMLLVPAQELHFNLSGADMPTWHFDGQGGVWTSKEKECPYCFREFKTVKALKQHFEGAPTPARDGAPASAPARDGAPPPAPATATDGAPPPAPARDGAPAPARDGAPAPARDGAPAPAPARDGAPAPAPARDGAPAPASDDAPALARDGAPAPAPGSDDAPASDDAPAHATCDAAPAPASDAAPAPGSDDAPAHATCDAAPAPEPASDDASAR